The DNA segment GGACTGGGGAGAAGGGAAACCGGGCCTGGCcacagccggggagggggggggtccagtgAACGGCAGCAAGGGGCCCCTTGGAAAGCTCAGGAGGTGAAAGTGAGGCGCTCTGCCTGCAGGGAGGGCGTGGCTCAACCCTGCTGCCTGGGTGGAGGTCCAAGAACAGCCTCCCGGGTTCAGCAGCAAGGGTGAGCTTTGGCTGCACACCTGGCCGTCCTGCTGGCTGCTCCGCTGAGGAAAACTGCTCTTCTGGTGGCCCAGTTGGCATCCCTTTTAGGGCTCTCCCTGTTGGAGAAGGGTGTTTTAAGAAAACCTACCCTGGGAGTGTgttgcattgccccccccccctgcaagcagGGTGTTTGTTCGTCATCTGGGCCTGAGATGCTGGCATCAGCAAAGTCTGCCTTTGGTGGCTTGCCAGGTATGAGGCCTGTGGATCAAGTGACAGGCAATGCTGTGTCTCCCTCTCCCAGGACGAGGTGGCCCACACAGTCACGGAGAGCCGAGTTTTGCAGAACACCAGACACCCCTTCCTCACGGTACGTGGATTGAGGAGGAGGGTTGCAAGGGCCGGTTTCCGTCCCCTTCCCCAGCTGCGGCAAAGTTGTTTCTCAGCGCTGATccagttccttcccttccctccccaggcactgaAATATGCGTTCCAGACCAACGACCGCCTGTGCTTCGTCATGGAGTACGCCAATGGaggggaggtaggtgggggtcCTCCTGGGACAGGATTGTGGCTCTGGACCGGGTGGTTCTCCAAGGACTGTCCGTTTAAACTGTTTAGCCCCAAATATCTCTCAGAACTGTCAGATTTAAGATTGGTTGCAACTCTTTATTTTGCCAGCACAAATGAATTGCGAGTTATGTTTTTAGTGAATTAAGACTAGCAAACCAGGCAGAAAACTTTCAGAGATCTAAATTACCTTTTACTGAAAAAAAGAAGTAATTTTCTTCCTGAGACAAAATGCTAGAAAATAAAAGCATGTGAACATTAACCCTCTAACAATTGCAAAGACAAGTGCCAGTAAAGtcagatctcctggcattactcAAGTATGTTTGAATATGTCAAATTCAAAGTGATCCAGAGTTCAGATTAGCTATGtttgaggacaggaaagcctggaggatcattgtccatggggtcatgatgggtcggacatgacttcgcccctaacaacaataacaatgtttgagtccagcttTCATAAGCTTCTCCCCTGAAATTCTTGATGGTCTCTGCAATGTTTGTGGACTCGGATCCTCCCCTCCCATTGCAGACCATCATAGCAGATTTCAGAGGATCATCTTAAACTACGTCTAGGAATGTTTCTGCAAACCCAAGTCATGGACACAACCAGACAGCTCACCTCGTGCCTTTGGAGAGTTCCTTCCAGAGAAATCTGATCTGTTTGCTACAGCAAAGAGTTTATATAGAAAAACAGCAAATCTTATCCTGTGCAAATTTCCCCCTACTCCCTCATACCATCCTCTGGATAAATAATCCGTCCTCAACAAAGGACGAGGTAATCTGACGCAGATGCCTTTGGTAACATTCTCATTAGCCTTTCTAAAGCAGGACTAGAAGTCAAACTTGGCTCGTAATCGGTTAAAAGTCAATGTCCACTATTTCTGTGGGTGTTTCATTTAATTCTCAGATGAGCCACACATGAGCACGCAGGTAGGTGAAGCCACGCCAGAGCAGCAAGGCAGCCTGTGATTGGATCAAAACCCTGCTGCCCTTTTCTAAGAGGCTGTGCTGGCCAGAAAGCTCAGGCTGAGGGGAAGCGGGCAGCGAGGTCCCAGCCCTGGTGGACATCTCCTTGGCCTGCCTGAAGCACATGCCAGTTCATGGGCTGGGTAACCTCACCCCTCCTGCATGTGCTGGTGGCCTTTACCCACCTCCCCTGCGGCTCACAAAGTGTCCTGTCTCCCTGTCTGCAGCTCTTCTTCCACCTTTCCAGAGAGCGGGTCTTCACTGAGGACCGGGCCCGCTTCTACGGGGCCGAGATTGTGTCAGCCTTAGAGTACCTCCACTCCCGGGATGTTGTTTATCGAGACATCAAGGTAATGCTGGCGCAGGTGCTTTGGCGAACGCCTTGTGGCCtggcactgtgcccccccccccccccggtgagaaATGAAAACCACCATTGTTGCCCTGAGTCCCAGCCCTACAATTGCAGGGGTGACCCATGCGCATCTTGGGGACATTTTGGAATGGCAGCCAGGTGCTGTCTCTCCAGAAAGCAGAGTTGTGGCTGCCACTTGGGGgggttccccctgccccccacccccattcagggGTTGGGTTGCTTGGCAGCAGGAGGCACAGGGGATCTCCACTGTCTCTTGGGCACTTGCTGGGTGCCAAACCAACCCTTAGTGCCTTCGTTCCTACCAGCTGGAGAACCTCATGCTGGATAAAGACGGACACATCAAAATCACGGACTTTGGGCTGTGCAAAGAGGGTATCACCGATGGGGCCACGATGAAGACCTTCTGTGGGACGCCAGAGTATTTGGCCCCAGAGGTAAGGGAAGTTTGCCCAACTGACCCATCCAGAGCGGCCTAGTGAAGGGAGGGAAGATGGAGGGAGCTCCTGAATCAGCAACCAAGCTGGCAAGCTCAGCAGTAGAACATCCGCCCTGAacacagaagcccccccccccttcagtcccAGGCTGCTTCTGCCCTTAAAAAGGATCAGGGAGCAGGTGGTGCAAAAGGTCTCCATAGCTGACCCGGCTGCTCTTGACAGACCGTGCTTCATGCCCCCTAACACAGTGGGTCAGCACACAGGACAAGGCCAAGCTGGGCTGTCCGGTGATCAGCTGCCACCCAGGCTCCGATCCCATTTGGCACACAGCAGCGGCTGGTGCTCCAGGCATGGCTTACAGGGTCCCGTGGGGAGCCTGCTTCTGGGAGGCCAGCAGGGAAAGCTAAGCGTGTGCCCTCCCCATCCCTGAGGGAGTCTCAACACACACTGACATTCACACAGGGGATTGCCCAGAAGGGGAGAGAGGCCACAGGGGGagtgtggggggtgggtgaggcagggagagggagaacaggATGGATTcagttaaccccccagcaagattTTATGGTGTGGAATGGCAAAATCCTTGTGCAAACAGCGGCTGGAGTGGGTGGATGTGGCATCATGGCCTATGTGGGGACATGCCCTGTGCCTGCCAAAGTGCCCAGCTGCCTGGCTCTTTGGCTTTCTGAGGCACTGGAGGGTCAGAAATCCGACCACGCTGCTGCCCAGGCCCCCCTGTGCCCCTGGAACCATCCCTCTCTTTGCTGGGGCTTAGGCCCacttgcttctctccccccacaggTGCTGGAAGACAACGATTACGGACGGGCCGTGgactggtggggcctgggggtggtCATGTACGAGATGATGTGTGGGCGCCTCCCCTTCTACAACCAAGACCACGAGCGCCTCTTTGAGCTCATCCTCATGGAAGAGATCCGCTTCCCGCGCACGCTGAGCCCAGAGGCCAAGGCCCTGCTAGCCGGGCTGCTCAAGAAAGACCCCAAGCAGAGGTGAGGGGGGCTGGCCTCTGGGGCGCTGCACAGGGTTCCACAGGCACCTTTTGGCCCAGGCCTGCGTTCGAAACAGAGCATGGCCAGCCTTAACCAAACATGTGGAGCTGGAATTTGGCTGGACATTCGGAGGTGCCCTGGACTCTCAGTGGCCTCCAAAGTGCAAAGCAGGGCTGCTCGCCAGGGCTCTGCATGGCTTCTCCTGGGATCGGCTTtgcctgggccctccaggtcagggcatgggaGAATCCCCAGTTCATGGTGTCAGCAGCAGTGTTTGGGTTGGGCGGGATGCTTTGTAATCTATTTTTTTGCAGTATGTATGTTGGTGGAGGTTGGGAAGAAGAGTGTTCCCCTGTTCCTGTCCCTCTAACTGGGCCCGAGgagggcagccccctcccccattgctgcGCCTTGCAGTCAGTTGGGTGGGGATACTTTCTCACAAGTCTTGGGCTCCCAGTTGTCCCTGGACACCCTCCCAGGAGCAGGAGACAATTCCATTGCTCCTTGCAGGCTTGGCGGAGGCCCCAACGATGCCAAAGAAGTGATGGAGCACCGGTTCTTTGCAGCTGTCAACTGGCAGGATGTGGTTCAAAGAAAGGTGAGGGTGAggaaccccggggaaggggccccCTCAACTGCTTGGAGCTGCTGGGctcctgggaggtggggggccTGCTCATGCCCAACTGAGTTCCAGAGCAAACGTGCCTCTTGCTTGCAGCTCATCCCACCCTTCAAGCCCCAGGTGACCTCTGAGATCGACACCCGGTACTTTGATGACGAATTCACTGCACAGTCCATCACCATCACCCCACCTGACCGATGTGAGTAGAAAGACTGTGCTCCCCCCAAGCCTCTCTCCCACCAGCGGCGGTTGGGTttggggcccagctggggctggTTCGTGCCCACcctgagaggggagggggtgagccTGTTCCTCTGCCGTTCCCGAGCGATGCGCGAGCTGCATCTCCTTTGCCCACAGATGACAGCCTGGACTCGCTGGAGGCCGACCAGAGGACCCACTTCCCCCAGTTCTCCTACTCGGCAAGCATCCGGGAGTAGGCGGGCAGCGGTCCCTTGGAGACTCCGCGGGGGCAGCCAAGGCAGCTCTTTCTGACTGGATCCCCTGCGGCTGGCTCTGCGGCACCCCAGCTCCTGGGGACTGGACCGACATCACCAGCCctgctggccggccggccggccggcctgcctgcctgcttgccttcctcccccctggaGAGTCCTGAACTTGCCCCAGCAAGAAAGTGGGGCTCTCTTTGCTCCCAGCCCCACGGGTCTTCTGTGGGAGAACAGTCCGGGGGCCGCAGCAGAAGCGTATACAGACTCCGTGTTCTGCCCCAGGGGCCTTTCTCCAAGGTTCCTTTGGAAATTGCTCTGGGTAGGCGAGAGGAGCCCCCTGGAGCCAGGCAAGGGCTTTCTGCTTGTGGAACAGAAGAGATCCCTTTGGATCAACAGACTGCCACACGGCATACCAAAAAAAggcacatttggggggggggggcatcttgccTATTGAATGTGGGATGCTCTCCTACCTCCTGCCAGCAGGAGGTACCAGAGCCAAAACTGGCGGCTGTTTCTGCTTGGTGCCTCTTCCTTTCCGACTGGCCTTGGGCaccagggagagacagacagacaagacagGCCAGCTCACTGCCAGCAGATTCGCCCTCCTTGTTGTGGTGGGCAGTAAAATCTACAGGAAGTCTCCACCTCCTCTCTGCTTGGTGCAGAGGAGGAGCAATGAGGGCTCTTTCTCTCGCTTGGGCCAATGCCTTAGCCCAAGCGCCATGCTTGCCCAGTATCACTTTCTGCAGCTGGGTGGCCCCAGGCAGAAGATGCCTCACTTCCGCCCCGGCAGTGGCGGCGACGACCGGTGCTGTCTCCTTGCAGGCTCGTGGTGCTGCTGGAGAGGGGCAGCTCTGTTCCGATGGTCTCGGTGTGCTATAGCTACCGTTGGTGGGGGGACTTGTGCCGCCAGGTGACCCACCAGTCCTGGTGCCTCCCGGTGCCTGCCCTGGGGAGGAGAAGCCCCAGGATTACTCATTCAGGGCTGTGTTTTCCCTTGCATCTTGGGAGggacctgcttttctccccatccCAAGTGAGCAGTGCGGTTTGCGTGCTGTGTAGCTGCTACCTCGAAGGGCCAAGAGGCCGCCCCATGCCTGGCCCCCATATGCCATGGGTAGGTTCCAGCTGGCCACGTAGTCCAGACCTCTCTGCAgaccctcccccttcttggtTTGAGGGAGGGCCCCTTGACATGTAACTCCTTTTGGAACCAAAATCCTGGCTTCAAGTCCCTTTTGCCTCTCCCATTGCTGGCAATGGTGGGCTTCCCTCAGGGTGGCATTTTGGGGCTGGAGAAGGATGGTAGTTCTGCACCTCCCTCGATCTTCCTGTACtgcagctgctggggggggggggctgcatgctCAGCAGGGCCTGCAGCCAAGGTTCCCAGCAGAACGgggtccactcccccccccacacacacacccacacccacacacaggcTGTCCTGCATCTCTTACTCTGGGCCATGTGGGGAGATTCCCTACGAGAGGCTGGATTGGAACTCAGGTGCACTTCCTCCTCGAGGGTAAGGGCTGTTCTCCACATTGGGCTGGCTGAAGAGTAGTGACCCCATGGAATCCTCGTTTTGGCATTTCAGAAACAGCCCATGGAacttggaggagggggcaggtggcCTTAAAAACAAGCTGGTGTGTGGGTgttcctgcccctttctcctgtcTTCAGGGGAGGGGCTCCACCCCACTGTGCCTCTGTGGTCACGACTGGCCTGGACTCCTTGAGACTGGCTccgagggggaggaggggctggagCGGCCGGTTTGGTTGCAGAAGCGCAGCTCGCATCCATCCTGAGGAGCCCTGCCGTGGGCTACCCCATgtctcctcccacccctgctgGCACCCAAGACATTTTTTTGTGCCCGCCTCTGTCCCAGGAGGAGACGATGcggttctctttctcttccacacAAGGATGGCAGCATCACCTATAAATTGGGCTGGGGGAGCGATGCAGACTCTGTGCCCCCCTTAGGTGCTGCAGCAATCAGCTGCCCCCAAGCGAATGGGGCTGCTGAGGTCCTCTGGAGTGTCCCAAGCTGCCCCAGTTGGTTGATGTCTGCTCAGTCTctggaggttggaggggggggggtccttgagaGGCTGCCCCCGAGGCAGAGGCAGGCTGAGGGGCGGTCCTTCGTGGGTGGCTTCACGATTGGGCATCTGTGTGGGGGCCAGGCCTCCCTGCTGGGTCCCTAGGGGGCTTGTGGGCAActctggaggggggtggaagggggTGAAACTGGCACCCATCTCCTGACACTGGTGGTTTCTCCTCCacctctcccctgtgtgggatccAGAAGGTTGGGGGCTGCTGAAACACAGCCTCCTGCCCGTGAGGTTCTGGCTCAGGGCGAAGCTGTGTTTAGactgcccagcagctggctctCCCAGAGTGGAGTCTGGCTGTCCTTTCTCCTTGGAGCGTGGCCACTGGTCCTCGGGGCAGGAGGAATGGAGTGTGAAGGGGGCATCTCCTGGTGCCCTTGGCTGGAGAGGCCCATGGAAGGCACGGTCTGCCGTTGCACAGTTCTGTGCCAGAggcccttggaggtctccctggGCTTTGGGGACCTCACTGTGTGGGGCTGTTTTCTGCCCCCTTGCAGGAGCCTTGTCCTGTTCAAGCAGTCTGTGGCTGGAGGCCACCTTTCTGTGCCCTGCTGGCCCCTAGGGTGCCACTGCTCTCTTCCCTGGGGCAAACTGCTTGGTCACGTCACAGGGTGGCAAGCCACAGTTCGTGGGGGAGGGTTAGacccctgggggctcccagccaaGCAGCTTGTCTGGTCCAGGCTGGATGGACGGGGTGGGCTGGGCTGCCTCACCTGGCCCTGCTGCAACAGAAGAGGAGGTCCCGCCTTAATGCCCTCGCTGGTGCTGTCCTTCCTCACCTCATGTGCTGGGGCCTCCTGCCCCACCAGCCAGCCCAACTGTGACTCTGCTCCTGTGCTCAGGTGCCCGCTGGCCTTCCCCCAGCCTGGCGCTCTAGGGGCAGGGCGGTGCCCCACACCCTGTTTTGGATCCAAATGACGCTGTCTAGGATCTCTCAGAAGTTAGGCAAAAACGTGTTTGCGCTCCAGGGAAGCCTGAAGCCTTGTTTTCCCCCCTACTCTTTGCATTGGGTTTTTTACAGAAATAAAAGTGTTCTTTCTGTTGTGATAGTTGCCGTTTATTAACTTGCCACTGTTTGCTGCCTTACCTACACCGGGGCCCAGCCCCCTCACCCCAGTGCCCGTTGAGCTCAGTtgtgcgggcgggggggggggggtgtctctcctGAGTCGCTGCTTGCTTGGCTCTGTAGGCCGCAGAAGGCCAGC comes from the Paroedura picta isolate Pp20150507F unplaced genomic scaffold, Ppicta_v3.0 Ppicta_v3_sca21, whole genome shotgun sequence genome and includes:
- the AKT2 gene encoding RAC-beta serine/threonine-protein kinase, translated to MNDVSVIKEGWLHKRGEYIKTWRPRYFLLKSDGSFIGYKEKPETSEHSLPPLNDFSVAECQLMKAERPRPNTFIIRCLQWTTVIERTFHVDSPDEREEWIRAIQMVANSLKNQEPEEDQMDYQGGSPGGSTGAEEMEVVAVTQARAKATMNDFDYLKLLGKGTFGKVILVREKATGRYYAMKILRKEVIIAKDEVAHTVTESRVLQNTRHPFLTALKYAFQTNDRLCFVMEYANGGELFFHLSRERVFTEDRARFYGAEIVSALEYLHSRDVVYRDIKLENLMLDKDGHIKITDFGLCKEGITDGATMKTFCGTPEYLAPEVLEDNDYGRAVDWWGLGVVMYEMMCGRLPFYNQDHERLFELILMEEIRFPRTLSPEAKALLAGLLKKDPKQRLGGGPNDAKEVMEHRFFAAVNWQDVVQRKLIPPFKPQVTSEIDTRYFDDEFTAQSITITPPDRYDSLDSLEADQRTHFPQFSYSASIRE